One genomic segment of Balaenoptera musculus isolate JJ_BM4_2016_0621 chromosome 11, mBalMus1.pri.v3, whole genome shotgun sequence includes these proteins:
- the ARMC12 gene encoding armadillo repeat-containing protein 12 isoform X3, with translation MCCIPQRLGQMDICKGVVSLATAAGAIYLLYKAIRAGIRCQPPLCSASPICVARLAIEREQRGRDSGELRRLLNSLECKQDEYAKSMILHSITRCVYLLESEASTCTNDDIMLVGSMLDDKDNSVKIQALNTLKAFSGIRKFRLKIQEHSIKVLELISTIWDSELHIAGLRLFNNLPLPDFAHPQLRRVMPALMEILQSDYILAQVQAAQLLSNLAQKNDLLYDILNCQVHSNFLNLFQSAQPGSLLHEVLVFAERLSEGRSSPHYRAVKWHYNEQSVHEALFGDDSRLADRLLALVIHPEEDIQIQACKVIVSLQCPQDVGVRPSCPPSHSCFNNAE, from the exons ATGTGCTGCATCCCCCAGCGCCTGGGGCAAATGGACATCTGCAAAGGTGTAGTGAGCCTGGCCACAGCCGCTGGGGCCATCTACCTGCTCTACAAGGCCATCAGGGCCGGCATAAGATGTCAACCGCCCCTCTGCTCTGCCTCACCCATCTGCGTCGCCC GCCTGGCAATCGAGCGAGAGCAGCGCGGGCGGGACTCAGGTGAGCTCCGGAGGCTCCTCAACTCCTTGGAGTGCAAACAGGATGAGTACGCCAAGAGCATGATCCTGCACAGTATCACGCGCTGCGTGTACTTGCTGGAGTCCGAG GCCTCTACGTGTACTAATGATGACATCATGTTGGTGGGCTCCATGCTGGATGACAAGGACAACAGTGTCAAAATCCAAGCTCTGAACACACTTAAAGCTTTCTCTGGCATCAGAAAATTCAGGCTGAAAATCCAG GAACACTCCATCAAGGTGCTGGAACTGATCTCCACCATCTGGGACTCGGAGCTGCACATTGCAGGCCTCAGACTCTTCAACAACCTCCCACTGCCTGACTTTGCACATCCACAGCTGCGACGGGTGATGCCTGCCTTGATGGAGATCCTGCAGTCAGACTACATTCTGGCACAG GTGCAAGCCGCGCAATTGCTGAGCAACCTGGCGCAGAAGAACGACCTTCTCTATGATATTCTCAACTGCCAG GTACACTCCAACTTCCTGAACCTGTTCCAGTCCGCACAGCCCGGGAGTCTGCTGCATGAAGTACTGGTGTTTGCAGAGCGGCTGAGTGAGGGCCGGAGTTCACCCCACTACCGCGCCGTGAAGTGGCATTACAATGAGCAGTCTGTGCACGAAGCTCTCTTTGGGGATGACTCACGACTGGCAGACCGGCTGCTTGCCCTGGTCATCCACCCTGAGGAGGATATTCAGATCCAGGCCTGCAAAGTCATAGTCAGCCTGCAGTGCCCACAGGATGTGGGAGTCCGGCCCTCCTGCCCGCCCAGTCACTCCTGCTTTAATAATGCGGAATAA
- the ARMC12 gene encoding armadillo repeat-containing protein 12 isoform X2, with the protein MMDLPRDSAKLCKSSGSGRPLLGASGMCCIPQRLGQMDICKGVVSLATAAGAIYLLYKAIRAGIRCQPPLCSASPICVARLAIEREQRGRDSGELRRLLNSLECKQDEYAKSMILHSITRCVYLLESEASTCTNDDIMLVGSMLDDKDNSVKIQALNTLKAFSGIRKFRLKIQEHSIKVLELISTIWDSELHIAGLRLFNNLPLPDFAHPQLRRVMPALMEILQSDYILAQVQAAQLLSNLAQKNDLLYDILNCQVHSNFLNLFQSAQPGSLLHEVLVFAERLSEGRSSPHYRAVKWHYNEQSVHEALFGDDSRLADRLLALVIHPEEDIQIQACKVIVSLQCPQDVGVRPSCPPSHSCFNNAE; encoded by the exons ATGATGGATTTGCCTCGAGACTCTGCAAAACTTTGTAAG AGTTCTGGTTCCGGAAGGCCTTTGCTAGGTGCCTCGGGCATGTGCTGCATCCCCCAGCGCCTGGGGCAAATGGACATCTGCAAAGGTGTAGTGAGCCTGGCCACAGCCGCTGGGGCCATCTACCTGCTCTACAAGGCCATCAGGGCCGGCATAAGATGTCAACCGCCCCTCTGCTCTGCCTCACCCATCTGCGTCGCCC GCCTGGCAATCGAGCGAGAGCAGCGCGGGCGGGACTCAGGTGAGCTCCGGAGGCTCCTCAACTCCTTGGAGTGCAAACAGGATGAGTACGCCAAGAGCATGATCCTGCACAGTATCACGCGCTGCGTGTACTTGCTGGAGTCCGAG GCCTCTACGTGTACTAATGATGACATCATGTTGGTGGGCTCCATGCTGGATGACAAGGACAACAGTGTCAAAATCCAAGCTCTGAACACACTTAAAGCTTTCTCTGGCATCAGAAAATTCAGGCTGAAAATCCAG GAACACTCCATCAAGGTGCTGGAACTGATCTCCACCATCTGGGACTCGGAGCTGCACATTGCAGGCCTCAGACTCTTCAACAACCTCCCACTGCCTGACTTTGCACATCCACAGCTGCGACGGGTGATGCCTGCCTTGATGGAGATCCTGCAGTCAGACTACATTCTGGCACAG GTGCAAGCCGCGCAATTGCTGAGCAACCTGGCGCAGAAGAACGACCTTCTCTATGATATTCTCAACTGCCAG GTACACTCCAACTTCCTGAACCTGTTCCAGTCCGCACAGCCCGGGAGTCTGCTGCATGAAGTACTGGTGTTTGCAGAGCGGCTGAGTGAGGGCCGGAGTTCACCCCACTACCGCGCCGTGAAGTGGCATTACAATGAGCAGTCTGTGCACGAAGCTCTCTTTGGGGATGACTCACGACTGGCAGACCGGCTGCTTGCCCTGGTCATCCACCCTGAGGAGGATATTCAGATCCAGGCCTGCAAAGTCATAGTCAGCCTGCAGTGCCCACAGGATGTGGGAGTCCGGCCCTCCTGCCCGCCCAGTCACTCCTGCTTTAATAATGCGGAATAA
- the ARMC12 gene encoding armadillo repeat-containing protein 12 isoform X1: protein MLETQRQLPSGAFGQQSSGSGRPLLGASGMCCIPQRLGQMDICKGVVSLATAAGAIYLLYKAIRAGIRCQPPLCSASPICVARLAIEREQRGRDSGELRRLLNSLECKQDEYAKSMILHSITRCVYLLESEASTCTNDDIMLVGSMLDDKDNSVKIQALNTLKAFSGIRKFRLKIQEHSIKVLELISTIWDSELHIAGLRLFNNLPLPDFAHPQLRRVMPALMEILQSDYILAQVQAAQLLSNLAQKNDLLYDILNCQVHSNFLNLFQSAQPGSLLHEVLVFAERLSEGRSSPHYRAVKWHYNEQSVHEALFGDDSRLADRLLALVIHPEEDIQIQACKVIVSLQCPQDVGVRPSCPPSHSCFNNAE, encoded by the exons ATGTTGGAGACGCAGAGACAACTGCCCTCAGGAGCTTTTGGTCAACAG AGTTCTGGTTCCGGAAGGCCTTTGCTAGGTGCCTCGGGCATGTGCTGCATCCCCCAGCGCCTGGGGCAAATGGACATCTGCAAAGGTGTAGTGAGCCTGGCCACAGCCGCTGGGGCCATCTACCTGCTCTACAAGGCCATCAGGGCCGGCATAAGATGTCAACCGCCCCTCTGCTCTGCCTCACCCATCTGCGTCGCCC GCCTGGCAATCGAGCGAGAGCAGCGCGGGCGGGACTCAGGTGAGCTCCGGAGGCTCCTCAACTCCTTGGAGTGCAAACAGGATGAGTACGCCAAGAGCATGATCCTGCACAGTATCACGCGCTGCGTGTACTTGCTGGAGTCCGAG GCCTCTACGTGTACTAATGATGACATCATGTTGGTGGGCTCCATGCTGGATGACAAGGACAACAGTGTCAAAATCCAAGCTCTGAACACACTTAAAGCTTTCTCTGGCATCAGAAAATTCAGGCTGAAAATCCAG GAACACTCCATCAAGGTGCTGGAACTGATCTCCACCATCTGGGACTCGGAGCTGCACATTGCAGGCCTCAGACTCTTCAACAACCTCCCACTGCCTGACTTTGCACATCCACAGCTGCGACGGGTGATGCCTGCCTTGATGGAGATCCTGCAGTCAGACTACATTCTGGCACAG GTGCAAGCCGCGCAATTGCTGAGCAACCTGGCGCAGAAGAACGACCTTCTCTATGATATTCTCAACTGCCAG GTACACTCCAACTTCCTGAACCTGTTCCAGTCCGCACAGCCCGGGAGTCTGCTGCATGAAGTACTGGTGTTTGCAGAGCGGCTGAGTGAGGGCCGGAGTTCACCCCACTACCGCGCCGTGAAGTGGCATTACAATGAGCAGTCTGTGCACGAAGCTCTCTTTGGGGATGACTCACGACTGGCAGACCGGCTGCTTGCCCTGGTCATCCACCCTGAGGAGGATATTCAGATCCAGGCCTGCAAAGTCATAGTCAGCCTGCAGTGCCCACAGGATGTGGGAGTCCGGCCCTCCTGCCCGCCCAGTCACTCCTGCTTTAATAATGCGGAATAA